From a region of the Gracilinanus agilis isolate LMUSP501 unplaced genomic scaffold, AgileGrace unplaced_scaffold36571, whole genome shotgun sequence genome:
- the LOC123254970 gene encoding tripartite motif-containing protein 44-like, with translation MASGAGTAFEDLPHDGTCDACEPDEAERAVQLCDSCGFCYCPAHAREHRQRYRSHRLWDYGPLDGDRGEPEKLERKKCLEHNQELSLYCKEDEQIICVLCAVGGSHQRHLLSTLDEAYETLR, from the coding sequence ATGGCTTCGGGAGCAGGCACAGCCTTCGAGGACCTCCCCCACGATGGCACGTGCGACGCCTGCGAGCCGGACGAGGCAGAGCGCGCTGTGCAGCTCTGTGACAGCTGTGGCTTCTGCTACTGCCCGGCCCACGCCCGGGAACACCGCCAGAGGTACCGGAGCCACCGACTATGGGACTATGGGCCCCTGGATGGGGACCGCGGGGAGCCCGAGAAGCTGGAGAGGAAGAAGTGCCTCGAGCACAACCAGGAGCTGAGCCTCTACTGCAAGGAGGATGAGCAGATCATCTGCGTCCTGTGCGCAGTGGGAGGCTCCCACCAGCGGCACCTCCTCAGCACCCTGGACGAAGCCTACGAGACTCTGAGG